Genomic segment of Anaerolineae bacterium:
GCTGTTGGCTAGACCGTACTGCGGGTTGTAGATCCAGAGCCATAGGATCGCGGTGGCCACAATCGGGGTGATAGAGGGCATGTAGAAGATGGTGCGGTACAGCGAGCGGCCACGGATCTTGACGTTCAGCAACATCGCCATCAGGAAGTCGAACACGAGGTGAATGGGCAGGCCGATGACCACCATATAAAGTGTGTTCCAAATGGCGATTTTGAAGGTCTTATCCCGGGTGATTAGATCACGATAGTTGTCCAAGCCAATCCACAGAGGTGGCTGTAGGATGTTGTAGTCGGTAAAGCTGTAATAAAGCGCCATAAGAACTGGATATATTGTAAAGGCCAGAAATCCAATAATGGCCGGGGAGATGAATGCGATCCCTAATGCCAGCTCTCTCCAACGCCGTTCCCTATGCCCGCGTTCTATGCGAATGCCCATTACGCTCATGTTAGCGATTGCCTCCGAGGGGCGACGAGTGAGAGGTGGCTCGAGATGACGATCTATTCCTTAAAGCACGTATGATGCCACCTCGTCACTCGTCACCTTCCCCTCATCCCTTCTTATCCGCGCTTCATCGCACGTTCCAGCTCCTGAGTTACCAGGTCTACCACTTCGTCGAGCGCTTCTTTAGCGGTCTTCTGACCTTGCTTCACCGCGTCCTCGGCCTCGCCTAGTTTGGTGAAGTAGAACGAGGTGACCGGCGTCTTGGGGGGGCCAAAGCTGTTCTTGCCGGAGAGCATGTCCACCGCTAGCTTAAACTTTGGATCCCCGATGAAGCGCTCTTGATAAGCTACGGCGATCTTGGGCGGCACGTTGTGGATCACGTAGCAGAACTCGCCCATGTTCTCATCCTCGGACAGGAATTTAATGAATTCCCACGAGGCGTCCGGGTTCTTGACGCCGTTGGGGATGGTGAAGATAGAGCCGCCGAAGGTGGTGCACATCTCGCGGCCGCCTTCCGGGACAGGTGCCGGGATGAAGTCATATTCCAGCCCAGGAGCGAACTTGTCCACAAAGGAGATGAACCACTCGCCCACCTGGGTCATGGCCTCTTTGCCGACGAAAAAGGCATTCTGCGGGCTCATGTAGTCGCCAAAGCCTTGCTGGAAAGCCGCTACCTTGGTCGGATCCAGCCGTTTGGCATAGCCACCCATCCAGTCCAGCGCCGCTACGATCTTTTCGTCGTTGGCCGTGATCTTGTTGTTCTGCTCGTCAAAGAAGGTGCCGCCGAAGACGTTCCCCCACCACCAGATGCCGCTGGGATAAATGCCATAACGTAGGATGTTGCCGTTCTCATCGAACTTATCCAGCTTCTGCGCGGCTACATCCAGCTCGGCGATGGTCTTGG
This window contains:
- a CDS encoding ABC transporter substrate-binding protein, whose amino-acid sequence is MSKLRDTLTSQRLTRRELLKFMGVSAVGMALAACAPAAPAPAAPAAPAEEKQEEAPAAAPEAKGKYEYWTGWSGFEFDALQAIVDKFNAAHPDIAFNMTTVFGQYDKVLTAIAGGTPPDVVSAVWLHELVSMAARKGLMAITSYAERDGITGEPYFPNLWDAWHWNGELWGLAITANSNVIAYRKDLFREVGLDPEKPPKTIAELDVAAQKLDKFDENGNILRYGIYPSGIWWWGNVFGGTFFDEQNNKITANDEKIVAALDWMGGYAKRLDPTKVAAFQQGFGDYMSPQNAFFVGKEAMTQVGEWFISFVDKFAPGLEYDFIPAPVPEGGREMCTTFGGSIFTIPNGVKNPDASWEFIKFLSEDENMGEFCYVIHNVPPKIAVAYQERFIGDPKFKLAVDMLSGKNSFGPPKTPVTSFYFTKLGEAEDAVKQGQKTAKEALDEVVDLVTQELERAMKRG